The Linepithema humile isolate Giens D197 chromosome 2, Lhum_UNIL_v1.0, whole genome shotgun sequence genome has a segment encoding these proteins:
- the LOC136998221 gene encoding uncharacterized protein: MTMSSNNDKSYSEGNSNSLNNSLSTNFDRILLDNEIEFKREIQEWAIKFRIPHNAINALLPILNKHTSCNFPKDSRSLLQTPRTTNIVPISGGNYYHFGLKRALKALLKHRKNIRNDETVCLLINIDGLPLSKNIEGSVFWPILCSDNVSKQVYIVGCFCGKNKPTHAEEFLRPFVDEAVELNRNGFLYNNIQITINISALICDAPAAAYVLSIKQHTGYNCCRKCTIRGEWIESKVCFPGGTLQNALRTDNKFKNGEYKDFQSGISILNKIPNFGLVTNVPLDYMHLICLGVMKKLLWLWLKGPNNVRLGSRTIAKISEILELFKKRCPNDFVRKPRGLKHALQWKATEYRQFLLYTGPIVLKNHLSQNMYVHFLTLHVAITILVNPTLITQYTDYAQSLLEHFVTTFSIIYGKEYVTYNIHNMLHICADVKKFGPLDMFSAFRFENYMSTIKRHLRKNEKPLQQLVRRYEENLIVGYESRTSKRFLQGNKFLFKNVHFNEPLSDEIRVKVQYKCFNDLYAIHCKDKRNNTCILNDGTAIVISKIIESYDDNRIYVIGAKLIPIGNVYSSPIASRMLNIAIVTKDVNLHVYPISKIAGKLWLMRYDKKLFMFPLLHTT, translated from the coding sequence ATGACAATGAGCAGtaacaatgataaaagttATAGCGAAGGCAATTCAAATAGCTTGAATAATTCTTTGTCTACAAACTTCGATAGAATTCTTTTAGATAATGAAATCGAATTCAAACGCGAAATTCAAGAATGGGccattaaatttagaattccTCATAATGCCATTAATGCACTATTACCTATCTTAAATAAGCATACAAGTTGTAACTTTCCAAAAGATAGCAGAAGTTTATTACAAACGCCTAGAACGACAAATATTGTGCCTATAAGTGGAGgcaattattatcattttggtTTAAAAAGAGCTCTTAAAGCATTATTGAAACATCGTAAAAACATTAGAAACGATGAAACTGtttgtcttttaattaatattgatggaTTGccattgtcaaaaaatattgaggGCTCAGTCTTTTGGCCAATTTTATGCTCGGATAATGTTTCTAAACAAGTTTATATTGTCGGATGTTTTTGTGGAAAAAATAAGCCAACACATGCTGAAGAATTTTTGCGACCATTTGTTGATGAAGCTGTCGAATTAAATCGAAatggatttttatataataacatacaaattacaattaatatctcCGCTTTAATTTGTGACGCTCCTGCTGCAGCTTatgttttatcaattaaacaGCATACTGGTTATAATTGTTGTCGGAAATGCACTATTCGAGGGGAGTGGATTGAGTCAAAAGTTTGCTTTCCGGGAGGAACATTACAGAATGCTCTAAGAACTGACAACAAGTTTAAGAATGGAGAATACAAAGATTTTCAAAGTggtatatctattttaaataaaattcccaATTTTGGATTGGTAACAAATGTACCATTAGattatatgcatttaatttGCTTGGGGgtgatgaaaaaattattgtggCTTTGGTTAAAAGGACCCAATAATGTGCGATTAGGCTCACGTACAATTGCGAAAATATCGGAAATactagaattgtttaaaaaaagatgtcCAAATGATTTTGTTCGAAAACCACGAGGTCTCAAACATGCTCTGCAATGGAAAGCAACTGAATACAGACAATTTTTGCTGTATACCGGGCCAatcgtattaaaaaatcatttatcacaaaatatgTACGTTCATTTTCTTACACTACATGTAGCTATTACGATTCTTGTCAATCCTACTCTGATTACACAATATACAGATTATGCACAGAGCTTATTAGAGCATTTTGTCACAACGTTTTCTATTATCTACGGCAAAGAATATGTCACTtataacatacataatatgttacatatatGTGCCGATGTTAAGAAGTTCGGTCCGTTAGATATGTTTAGTGCATTTCGCTTCGAAAATTATATGTCAACTATAAAGAgacatttaagaaaaaatgaaaaacccCTTCAACAGTTAGTACGAAGATATGAAGAAAATCTAATAGTAGGTTATGAGTCAAGAACAAGTAAACGATTTTTGcaaggaaataaatttttatttaagaatgtGCATTTTAATGAACCACTCTCTGATGAAATTAGAGTAAAAGttcaatataaatgttttaacgaTCTATATGCAATACAttgtaaagataaaagaaataatacttgtattttaaatgatgGTACAGCTATagtaatttctaaaattatcgAAAGCTATGATGATAATAGAATTTACGTAATTGGAGCAAAATTAATACCGATAGGAAACGTATATTCGTCTCCAATAGCATCACGTATGCTTAATATCGCAATTGTTACAAAAGATGTAAACTTACATGTATATCCTATATCAAAAATAGCAGGGAAATTATGGCTGATGCggtacgataaaaaattatttatgtttccGCTATTACATActacataa